TCTTATTTGAATTGCTTGTTTGAACTGTTTTTCAAACAGGCACTTAAGTTGAAACATTATCTGCTTAAAGGTGCTTCACATTTCTCAATTTCACATTATTGAGAAATCCCTTGAAAATAGTCAGCAGTAAATCTGATTACCTACACTATCTTGGCTGTAATGTTATTGGTATTAAATACAGTGATAAAGTTGACATAAACCAGAATAATATGGTCACCTAAGCTTAaagtaatttgtatttttgtttattcgTTGATCCATGCTGGGGtgactgtgtgtttgtatgttacatctttgttttaataatttttttgtgagaaTCTTTCTGTAGTTGGTCAAAGTTAGCACATGTTGCTAAGTACCATGCAATTATTCTAGATGGCAAGaaactaaatttatttaacTAGAAATATATGCTTTTATACACTGTATGGCCTAAAATACAGTTAATATTCCTCTAAAGCTGAACATTAAATGCTTAAACGCTATCACTTGATATCAGCTTATTCAACAAGACTTTATCTTGTGTGTCGTTGTGCCTGAAGCATAACTGGGTTAAAGGTGGCTTCAGTATGAGGGTAACCAATCTCCCATGCAACTGCTGAAAACCAACACATAATTTCTGTTATCCTTATCAATAGTGTCATTGATTACTTTCAATGATACTATTGTCATTGAAAGTAATCAATGACATTTTCAAGGTTTGTAAAGTAATTGGACTCGAATCTTGTGCATTTCTGAGAAAAGCACAAGTTCTTCATTTACAAGCAAGCAGCCCTGCTGTTATCTTTACTGACTGCTGATTCATCTTGTAATTATTGACAGTGTGTTGCTGTTGTAAAGTATTTGGTGAATTATCCTTTGTTATATTCAGTAGAACACTTTTCGCATCTGAAGAGATTTGTCTGaaaaattttctgcaaaaagtCAATGAATTGACCAAGAGTCCCATCTTTCGCCTGTGTAAGAGACGAGTTTGTTCTTATGGTGGCTCATCTGGAGTCCGTTTGATCTGGGTTCATGGTTTATGTATAAGACTGTGACTCATCATTTTATGATTTGATTTTACCTTTCCGGAAGAAACGACTACAGGTTTTGCTGAATGATGACAGACTATGTAACAATCTAAGTACCTGATATTAAGCAGTAACAATTCAAGTGATTCCTAGTAAATAGGGCTGAAATTATCAGATGGTTTGCAAATTATTAGCACTTTTTCTTGAACTGATATTTTAAACATCCCTCCTGTCCTgttttaagaatttaaaaaactttttttttttttttttaatagtcaattttgatttttgttacAAATATGTTTAGATAACGGGATACAAATCTTAACTAATAGTTCTATTGATTTGTCTTTCACAGTATATTTTTGGGGAGTTCAGCCCTGATGAGatcaatcagttttttgtgaCTCCTCGATTTTATGTTGAGGTAAGAACaaataacttgttttaatttaatgtttaaattgtgcacaatttgaaaatgaaaaccatttAATTCAATTGCAAAGACATTGCAATTGAATTAAACTGTTATGTACAAAATATTCTTGacttttaattcactttttttttttactttttacagctTCCTCCATTCAATGACAAAGTTCAGTGTGTTAGTCAGTCTTCAGGTATGTACTTTTCATGTAATACTtgatgtttatatatatttttcttggaAGTTGCAGGATCTAAATATTTACTCCGTAGTCAaaagttttccttcttttagcttcaaatgtatgttttaaattgtttaagaTTGAACCTCaggtttcattatttatttcttgattttgtACGTCCAATACTCATAGTCTGGAGTAGATTGTCAATAGTTGGAAATAATAATCATTCAATAATTTTTATcataaacagtttatttctaGACATTTTGGACcaccaaattaaaaatgttacagcAGCCACCTTTATTTCAGCGCTGACCATTTGCACATAACATTTGCCTTATCTTGATTTGTATTGATTATTTAGGAAGTTACTGCACTCCTGCTGTGCCATTTATTATGGAGTCTATGGGACTGCAGGTTTGCGGTGAGTTAAAAGGGCTCACACCCTGTGGCTTGACTGGTTGTTGTACGTTGTCTGTAAGAACTAAAGGTCCACGTTTCAAAAACTGGTGGCTTTCTAAACTGTGCATCTTTATTCTTTCTCTTGCCTGTTGGTAAACTCTGTAGAGCTTTGCATGCTCAAGATACCTAAAGTATCTTCTGTtgcatttaatgcatttttgcACCACCGCAGGGCTCCagattaactgaaataaaattgaacTTTGATTTAACAATCAAAGCTTATTTACTAAGGGCATAGTGATGGTTTCTGGCGATGCTAACATTCGTCTCTAAAGGAATCCCTGAATTGTTGCAGTTTTACAACTGAATGCAGTTTACTCTAATGAAGAATGATTCAACACTAACTGAATATCCTCTAATCCTTACAGAGAAGGGATCTGCTCTTTAATGCCCTCTTAACTCttgcaaaatattaatttatatttagtGACCTACAAGCTGATGAGTCACTTGAATGAGTTTCTGATttgcttttactaatttttccTGTTTATATTCACCCTTGCACCTCTTGCTGCACAATGATTCTTATTTGCAGGAAAGTTGTTTGTGCATTATGTACAGTtacttaaaaagttttttacattGCTGCTtgagtttgtgttttgaaaaatgctGTTTAGAAGTATTTAAAGACtcaatgtactttttaaatgagcttttattttttaatatttttttttctttctgcagccaACAAGTTAGATATTGATAGGATTACTCCAGCATAATTTCACTGCGTTTAAATTAAGCAAACAATAAGGTCATTAAGTACCCACAATAACTTTTGTACGCAATTTTACAAGAGTTGCCACTAATTGTGGAGGGTACTGCATCTATGGAACATATAAGAGATCCACACATAGATTAACATGTTATCCCCAAATAGTCTGTAAGTTTCCTATTAACCTTAAAGTTGTTGTGATatgtaacattttataattACTTCAGAAATTGTATATCTTATATTTTTCACTTCCTGAGGTtgatgttttgttctttttatttacctttCCAATGCATGCTGAGCCTTGGATGTTAGTAGGTTATTGAGGACTAGtctataaacaaaacacaagaataGACAGAAATATCcatttattgtcccacagtggTGAAATACCTGTAAACTCTAATGAGGGAGACCCTCGAAATGTCTGGATTTAGTCAAGCTGGTTTAAAGTTTTCATGTGTCGATATACAAGACACAtctgttgaaacaaaaatgtttggctTGTGTTCTACCATTTATTATGGTAGCTGTAGCCAACaccattagcattagctaatgcaatataaaaataaactggaagaCAATGGATAGATGTTTAAAGTGacagtgaaacattttagtaGCAAGTCATTGTAGCACACCATTCTAATATATTTGAgatagggctggacaatatggtTGAAAAACTTATCACGATGTAAGTATTTTATATCAGTctatcgataattattgattttttttgtttttaatatctaaaatattaaaaactaaatattttaataaacaaaatatttaataaacaaataggCACTTCTCCTGTGCCTGTCGTGACACGActtctcctgttttatccacagttttcactccatgctgctgttttatttttaagcaggtATGAGGCACGGTGGCAAAAATTTTAACTGCTGCTGTGtaagttactcaacaagttgttgctaggtaaccaaagagtgagtgagtttgttgattccaccaacctggATTAGCTGGgcgtgagaggttgagcagctaaagactttcctctgcctacatatTGAGTATTCTATCAGGTGTATTATTGATTGCtattgatcacgtgtctattgctatatatatatcgttattgatttattgttcagcCTTAATTTGAATTAGGGGTTGTTGAAGAAATAcatatatttcatatatatatattatatattatatatatttttttaaatagcaataTGGAAAGTATCTTTTTGACAAACTAATAATGGTGATTTGTATTCTTAATTGATATGTTTCCTGCAGCAGAAGACTATCAGCACATTGAGTTTGGGGTTGATGAGGTGATGGATTCCAAGCCGGTTAGAGCAAGCGATCCTTTGTACAGGGTGTCGAGCAACCTCAACCCACAGGCCCCGGAGTTCATCCTGGGCTGCCAGGCGGCTCCGAAGGCTCAGCAGGCGGCCCCTCCGGTGGCTGACGTCCCTGACGGAAGCCATTTCAACTCGCTGGATGGGCCGGACTCTGAGGCGTCAGCCCTGGACAATCACCAGTCCTGCCAGGACATGGACGGACTCCCCGGCAGCCTGGGACAgcgagagagaaagaaaaagaaaaagcggCCGCCTGGGTACTACAACTACCTGGACCCATCAGTTGGTGAAAGCTCTAGCAGCGGTGTTGCAGCTGATGGTGCTCCAATAACGGCACTGGTGAATGGACACGCACTTGGAGGCTCACACCACAGTTCTGAGGATGTGGACAGTAAGGCATTGTCAGCAGATGAACTTGGCACCCCTGGACCTGCTTCCAATGCAACATCAACAGCATCTGTGTTTGCCCCCACATCCACTGCCAATCAGAGGACTTGTGATAGCCCTGAGGACTCTTCTTTAGACTTAACAGGTGGAGCTGCCTCTTTATCCGACGGTAACAATGcaacttcctcctcttcatcctcctctcaAAGCAGAGAGATGACAGAGGGATCAAGGACTGCAGATCAGCAGCTGGATCATTTGGCTCCACAGAGCCCTGAACTGTCAGACGCCCCACACAGCCCCCACTCCaaatctcctcttcctccctcagcTCTTGCAGCCACCCCTTCCGCCTTGACTTCCACTACGACTACTGAACTAGAGGGAGCTCGGGCAGCAGACACCGGAGTGGCCAATGGGCTAGAAGAGCCCAGTACTCCTGTCAGTTCAGATGGACACAAAGAAGACTGTGACAGTGGGGAGCAGGGCCAGCCTCTCAGCCCAGACTCTGTGACCCAGCCTTTAGTAACAGAGCAGGCAAGCTCTCCTGCAGTTGCTGCTGCGCCCACTGCCAATCTTCCCAAATCCTGGGCTAGCCTGTTCCACAACTCAAAGCCTCTGCCTGGCAGCCCTCAGGCCTTTGTAGAGGTGAAAAATATTGTGGAAGCTGCTTCCCCCTCTCCTGCAATGCCAGAGCAACCTGAAAAGGCTGGGGAGATTAAAGAAGGTCCTGTCCATGTATCGGAAGATCCAATGGCCCCAAAACTTGCAGGTATTTTGtgtaaggaaaaaaagagagaaaaaaccccCAGTACTCGTATTGTTCCATATTCTTTATCTTAATATTCTGCATATTTGTTACAGTCCAGTTCTTTCTTACCTTCTTTGAAATGATGTAAAATCTGACTATAGATGAGGATACTAACTGGTTTCTCTCAGAATATGAGGTGAAATTACTATGCCACAACTAAAGAAATgaacactagatggcagcacTGTCAGCTACATGTTTTTTAGATAAGTCATGAGTTATATTTGTAACCCAGTTTAGTCATTAGAAGTAGGTCAGGAGTGCCTTCTGGGCCTCACCCGGTGAGCATAGGAGAGCTTCCACACTGCGTTGGTAAGGGTCTATAAATTCTCGGTGGTCTGGTAGCGTTTTGTCCTATTAtctcaaacacttttttaaaaattgtttgtcTCTGTGGCCTTTATTGTAGCACTAAACTATATATTAGTTTCAGGTTCTTTAGATGCAACTGGATGTAATTAATgggtaattaaaaataatttctgaaacaaTATCAATATTTCTTTATGGCCAGTAGCTGATATTTACTAGTATttatattatgtatatttttctacctttttaacactttaaaaatacaacCACAATGCTGAAATTGCTTCTTTGTTTCAGTTAAGCTCTCCATAATCATGCATGGCTTTACTATCGGTCACATACAGGGCCAACTCcctcctgaaacacaaacagcagcaaggtagacataaaaaaaatcgaTTATTAACATCGGGCCATATCAATAAAGATTTGTTAAAGAATAACTTAACATTGGTCAATACAGAAGTTGGTGCCAGTATTTTGTGCATTTGTTGTAGCAAAGTAATCTGGTCTGTAGTAAGCTTTATTGATCCAAATAGGAATGTTTGCTTTGCAGACAACAATCCAGTGCACTTAATAGAAACACATTTAATGACACCGTTCTGCCATTATTACACtatgattttaaaatagaaataaattaactttgaacATGAAtacacttttatttataaaagtacTTAAGTGAAACTTAACTTCGGGCCTTACACGGCCAGCTGAATCTTCATTTAAAGAATGCTTTGCATTTGGATTGAGATATAGTGACTCAATGATGACTGTCTACAAATTACAAGTGTTGCAAGTTGCATGTGAATTGGTATCAgttcttttttaattgtagaGTTTATAAAATAGCAAATATTCGATAAAAAGATTGTTCTTATTAGAACTGAAGTGTAAACTCTGTACAAAAATGTCCAACTCTaccaatctaaaaaaaaaaaaaatccataccGCTTTTAATGCCATggacttttttatttaagattttctCTGACAGTCACTTATAAGCAATTGCAGTATGAAAATATCTACATTGCCTTAATTAAGTCCATGCTAATACTGGTATCTGGAGAAATTCCCTCTAGCAGTGTAGACAAAGATCTGGTCAGTGCACATATACTTCGCTACACTTCTGTTAAATGTCTCTATTGTTGAAGAACAACCAGAGTCTGGATGTTAGGTTGCAATAGGGTCTGATTAATTGCTGGAGCGACATAACTACAACAGAGATTTTGAGTGTCAAGCAGCTCCTACTTATAGTAACAATATGTTTAGCATGGAAATGTTTTATAAGTGGATGTATTGCCtcacatctttttatttatgcagAGTGGGATTATCTTTGCTTCGCAGTCATCGGTCTACAGCAAAGCGTTTTAAAACACTGGAGACATGTGTTACATGAGGTC
This genomic stretch from Xiphophorus hellerii strain 12219 chromosome 4, Xiphophorus_hellerii-4.1, whole genome shotgun sequence harbors:
- the usp10 gene encoding ubiquitin carboxyl-terminal hydrolase 10 isoform X2 — protein: MASSSTQYIFGEFSPDEINQFFVTPRFYVELPPFNDKVQCVSQSSGSYCTPAVPFIMESMGLQVCEDYQHIEFGVDEVMDSKPVRASDPLYRVSSNLNPQAPEFILGCQAAPKAQQAAPPVADVPDGSHFNSLDGPDSEASALDNHQSCQDMDGLPGSLGQRERKKKKKRPPGYYNYLDPSVGESSSSGVAADGAPITALVNGHALGGSHHSSEDVDSKALSADELGTPGPASNATSTASVFAPTSTANQRTCDSPEDSSLDLTGGAASLSDGNNATSSSSSSSQSREMTEGSRTADQQLDHLAPQSPELSDAPHSPHSKSPLPPSALAATPSALTSTTTTELEGARAADTGVANGLEEPSTPVSSDGHKEDCDSGEQGQPLSPDSVTQPLVTEQASSPAVAAAPTANLPKSWASLFHNSKPLPGSPQAFVEVKNIVEAASPSPAMPEQPEKAGEIKEGPVHVSEDPMAPKLAEIIENVKLIHKPVSLQPRGLINKGNWCYINATLQALIACPPMYHLMKSIPLHNEAQRTCTSTPMIDNFVRLVNEFNNMPVPSKTKQQTVGDKVVKDIRPGVPFEPTYIYKLLTLIKSSLSEKGRQEDAEEYLGFTLNGLHEEMLALKKLILPQEEQPPTPNGPESQPGGEDDGAEKEEEGSEDEWEQVGPRNKTSVTRQADFVRTPITDIFGGHIRSVVYQQNSKESATLQPFFTLQLDIQSEKIRTVQEALETLVARESVQGYTSKTKQEIEVSRRVTLEELPPVLVLHLKRFVFEKTGGCQKLTKNIDYPVDLEISKDLLSSGVRSKVLKGQRTYRLFAVVYHHGNSATGGHYTTDVFHIGLNGWLRIDDQAVKVINQYQVLKQTAERTAYLLYYRRVDLL
- the usp10 gene encoding ubiquitin carboxyl-terminal hydrolase 10 isoform X1 → MASSSTQYIFGEFSPDEINQFFVTPRFYVELPPFNDKVQCVSQSSGSYCTPAVPFIMESMGLQVCAEDYQHIEFGVDEVMDSKPVRASDPLYRVSSNLNPQAPEFILGCQAAPKAQQAAPPVADVPDGSHFNSLDGPDSEASALDNHQSCQDMDGLPGSLGQRERKKKKKRPPGYYNYLDPSVGESSSSGVAADGAPITALVNGHALGGSHHSSEDVDSKALSADELGTPGPASNATSTASVFAPTSTANQRTCDSPEDSSLDLTGGAASLSDGNNATSSSSSSSQSREMTEGSRTADQQLDHLAPQSPELSDAPHSPHSKSPLPPSALAATPSALTSTTTTELEGARAADTGVANGLEEPSTPVSSDGHKEDCDSGEQGQPLSPDSVTQPLVTEQASSPAVAAAPTANLPKSWASLFHNSKPLPGSPQAFVEVKNIVEAASPSPAMPEQPEKAGEIKEGPVHVSEDPMAPKLAEIIENVKLIHKPVSLQPRGLINKGNWCYINATLQALIACPPMYHLMKSIPLHNEAQRTCTSTPMIDNFVRLVNEFNNMPVPSKTKQQTVGDKVVKDIRPGVPFEPTYIYKLLTLIKSSLSEKGRQEDAEEYLGFTLNGLHEEMLALKKLILPQEEQPPTPNGPESQPGGEDDGAEKEEEGSEDEWEQVGPRNKTSVTRQADFVRTPITDIFGGHIRSVVYQQNSKESATLQPFFTLQLDIQSEKIRTVQEALETLVARESVQGYTSKTKQEIEVSRRVTLEELPPVLVLHLKRFVFEKTGGCQKLTKNIDYPVDLEISKDLLSSGVRSKVLKGQRTYRLFAVVYHHGNSATGGHYTTDVFHIGLNGWLRIDDQAVKVINQYQVLKQTAERTAYLLYYRRVDLL
- the usp10 gene encoding ubiquitin carboxyl-terminal hydrolase 10 isoform X4, producing MASSSTQYIFGEFSPDEINQFFVTPRFYVELPPFNDKVQCVSQSSEDYQHIEFGVDEVMDSKPVRASDPLYRVSSNLNPQAPEFILGCQAAPKAQQAAPPVADVPDGSHFNSLDGPDSEASALDNHQSCQDMDGLPGSLGQRERKKKKKRPPGYYNYLDPSVGESSSSGVAADGAPITALVNGHALGGSHHSSEDVDSKALSADELGTPGPASNATSTASVFAPTSTANQRTCDSPEDSSLDLTGGAASLSDGNNATSSSSSSSQSREMTEGSRTADQQLDHLAPQSPELSDAPHSPHSKSPLPPSALAATPSALTSTTTTELEGARAADTGVANGLEEPSTPVSSDGHKEDCDSGEQGQPLSPDSVTQPLVTEQASSPAVAAAPTANLPKSWASLFHNSKPLPGSPQAFVEVKNIVEAASPSPAMPEQPEKAGEIKEGPVHVSEDPMAPKLAEIIENVKLIHKPVSLQPRGLINKGNWCYINATLQALIACPPMYHLMKSIPLHNEAQRTCTSTPMIDNFVRLVNEFNNMPVPSKTKQQTVGDKVVKDIRPGVPFEPTYIYKLLTLIKSSLSEKGRQEDAEEYLGFTLNGLHEEMLALKKLILPQEEQPPTPNGPESQPGGEDDGAEKEEEGSEDEWEQVGPRNKTSVTRQADFVRTPITDIFGGHIRSVVYQQNSKESATLQPFFTLQLDIQSEKIRTVQEALETLVARESVQGYTSKTKQEIEVSRRVTLEELPPVLVLHLKRFVFEKTGGCQKLTKNIDYPVDLEISKDLLSSGVRSKVLKGQRTYRLFAVVYHHGNSATGGHYTTDVFHIGLNGWLRIDDQAVKVINQYQVLKQTAERTAYLLYYRRVDLL
- the usp10 gene encoding ubiquitin carboxyl-terminal hydrolase 10 isoform X3; its protein translation is MASSSTQYIFGEFSPDEINQFFVTPRFYVELPPFNDKVQCVSQSSAEDYQHIEFGVDEVMDSKPVRASDPLYRVSSNLNPQAPEFILGCQAAPKAQQAAPPVADVPDGSHFNSLDGPDSEASALDNHQSCQDMDGLPGSLGQRERKKKKKRPPGYYNYLDPSVGESSSSGVAADGAPITALVNGHALGGSHHSSEDVDSKALSADELGTPGPASNATSTASVFAPTSTANQRTCDSPEDSSLDLTGGAASLSDGNNATSSSSSSSQSREMTEGSRTADQQLDHLAPQSPELSDAPHSPHSKSPLPPSALAATPSALTSTTTTELEGARAADTGVANGLEEPSTPVSSDGHKEDCDSGEQGQPLSPDSVTQPLVTEQASSPAVAAAPTANLPKSWASLFHNSKPLPGSPQAFVEVKNIVEAASPSPAMPEQPEKAGEIKEGPVHVSEDPMAPKLAEIIENVKLIHKPVSLQPRGLINKGNWCYINATLQALIACPPMYHLMKSIPLHNEAQRTCTSTPMIDNFVRLVNEFNNMPVPSKTKQQTVGDKVVKDIRPGVPFEPTYIYKLLTLIKSSLSEKGRQEDAEEYLGFTLNGLHEEMLALKKLILPQEEQPPTPNGPESQPGGEDDGAEKEEEGSEDEWEQVGPRNKTSVTRQADFVRTPITDIFGGHIRSVVYQQNSKESATLQPFFTLQLDIQSEKIRTVQEALETLVARESVQGYTSKTKQEIEVSRRVTLEELPPVLVLHLKRFVFEKTGGCQKLTKNIDYPVDLEISKDLLSSGVRSKVLKGQRTYRLFAVVYHHGNSATGGHYTTDVFHIGLNGWLRIDDQAVKVINQYQVLKQTAERTAYLLYYRRVDLL